The following are encoded together in the Lepidochelys kempii isolate rLepKem1 chromosome 7, rLepKem1.hap2, whole genome shotgun sequence genome:
- the BUB3 gene encoding mitotic checkpoint protein BUB3 isoform X2: MTGSNEFKLNQPPEDGISSVKFSPNTSQFLLVSSWDTSVRLYDVPANTMRLKYQHSGAVLDCAFYDPTHAWSGGLDQQLKMHDLNTDQENLVGTHDAPIRCVEYCPEVNVMVTGSWDQTVKLWDPRTPCNAGTFSQPEKVYTLSVSGDRLIVGTAGRRVLVWDLRNMGYVQQRRESSLKYQTRCIRAFPNKQGYVLSSIEGRVAVEYLDPSPEIQKKKYAFKCHRLKENNIEQIYPVNAISFHNIHNTFATGGSDGFVNIWDPFNKKRLCQFHRYPTSIASLAFSNDGTTLAIAASYMYEMDDIEHPEDGIFIRQVTDAETKPK, from the exons ATGACTGGATCAAACGAATTTAAATTAAACCAACCGCCAGAAGATGGTATCTCGTCCGTAAAGTTTAGTCCTAATACATCTCAGTTTCTGCTTGTTTCATCTTGGGATACTTCTGTCCGTCTCTATGATGTGCCTGCCAACACCATGAGACTCAAGTATCAACATTCAGGAGCAGTGCTCGACTGTGCATTTTAT gatcctacacatgcctggAGTGGAGGATTAGATCAGCAGTTGAAAATGCATGATTTGAACACTGACCAAG AAAATCTAGTTGGCACTCATGATGCTCCTATCAGATGTGTTGAATATTGTCCAGAGGTAAATGTAATGGTGACTGGAAGTTGGGATCAGACAGTCAAATTGTGGGATCCCAGAACTCCTTGCAATGCAGGAACTTTCTCTCAACCTGAAAAG GTGTACACTCTCTCTGTGTCTGGAGATAGACTTATTGTGGGGACTGCAGGTCGGAGAGTTTTGGTGTGGGATTTGCGGAACATGGGTTATGTCCAGCAAAGAAGAGAGTCAAGTCTGAAGTATCAGACCCGTTGCATCAGAGCGTTCCCAAACAAACAG ggTTATGTTTTAAGCTCTATTGAAGGCCGTGTTGCAGTAGAATATTTGGATCCTAGTCCTGAAATACAGAAGAAGAAGTATGCATTCAAATGTCACAGATTAAAGGAGAATAATATTGAGCAGATTTATCCAGTTAATGCCATTTCTTTCCATAACATCCACAACACATTTGCTACAG GTGGCTCTGATGGATTTGTAAACATTTGGGATCCATTTAATAAGAAGCGACTGTGCCAGTTCCACCGGTATCCCACCAGCATAGCATCGCTTGCCTTCAGTAATGATGGAACCACACTTGCAATAGCAGCATCATATATGTATGAAATGGATGACATTGAACATCCTGAAGATGGTATCTTCATTCGCCAAGTGACAGATGCAGAAACAAAACCCAAGTGA
- the BUB3 gene encoding mitotic checkpoint protein BUB3 isoform X1, protein MTGSNEFKLNQPPEDGISSVKFSPNTSQFLLVSSWDTSVRLYDVPANTMRLKYQHSGAVLDCAFYDPTHAWSGGLDQQLKMHDLNTDQENLVGTHDAPIRCVEYCPEVNVMVTGSWDQTVKLWDPRTPCNAGTFSQPEKVYTLSVSGDRLIVGTAGRRVLVWDLRNMGYVQQRRESSLKYQTRCIRAFPNKQGYVLSSIEGRVAVEYLDPSPEIQKKKYAFKCHRLKENNIEQIYPVNAISFHNIHNTFATGGSDGFVNIWDPFNKKRLCQFHRYPTSIASLAFSNDGTTLAIAASYMYEMDDIEHPEDGIFIRQVTDAETKPKST, encoded by the exons ATGACTGGATCAAACGAATTTAAATTAAACCAACCGCCAGAAGATGGTATCTCGTCCGTAAAGTTTAGTCCTAATACATCTCAGTTTCTGCTTGTTTCATCTTGGGATACTTCTGTCCGTCTCTATGATGTGCCTGCCAACACCATGAGACTCAAGTATCAACATTCAGGAGCAGTGCTCGACTGTGCATTTTAT gatcctacacatgcctggAGTGGAGGATTAGATCAGCAGTTGAAAATGCATGATTTGAACACTGACCAAG AAAATCTAGTTGGCACTCATGATGCTCCTATCAGATGTGTTGAATATTGTCCAGAGGTAAATGTAATGGTGACTGGAAGTTGGGATCAGACAGTCAAATTGTGGGATCCCAGAACTCCTTGCAATGCAGGAACTTTCTCTCAACCTGAAAAG GTGTACACTCTCTCTGTGTCTGGAGATAGACTTATTGTGGGGACTGCAGGTCGGAGAGTTTTGGTGTGGGATTTGCGGAACATGGGTTATGTCCAGCAAAGAAGAGAGTCAAGTCTGAAGTATCAGACCCGTTGCATCAGAGCGTTCCCAAACAAACAG ggTTATGTTTTAAGCTCTATTGAAGGCCGTGTTGCAGTAGAATATTTGGATCCTAGTCCTGAAATACAGAAGAAGAAGTATGCATTCAAATGTCACAGATTAAAGGAGAATAATATTGAGCAGATTTATCCAGTTAATGCCATTTCTTTCCATAACATCCACAACACATTTGCTACAG GTGGCTCTGATGGATTTGTAAACATTTGGGATCCATTTAATAAGAAGCGACTGTGCCAGTTCCACCGGTATCCCACCAGCATAGCATCGCTTGCCTTCAGTAATGATGGAACCACACTTGCAATAGCAGCATCATATATGTATGAAATGGATGACATTGAACATCCTGAAGATGGTATCTTCATTCGCCAAGTGACAGATGCAGAAACAAAACCCAA ATCTACTTAA
- the HMX2 gene encoding homeobox protein HMX2 codes for MSNKEDPSKCCPAAAPISSFTIQSILGSGTSEGGREPSSKAAGAWQGRKLSLSVSSEEEEPEESWKHHGCFCPETQGPKETCHKHQPISFTCLSNPKGNGGAMTVNTDRTQFLSQSQQDLKEEKEKHFPPNSPSSGERQRDGGDRQANSAKKKTRTVFSRSQVYQLESTFDMKRYLSSSERACLASSLQLTETQVKTWFQNRRNKWKRQLSAELEAANMAHASAQTLVGMPLVFRDNSLLRVPVPRSIAFPAPLYYPGSNLSALPLYNLYNKIDY; via the exons ATGAGCAACAAAGAAGACCCGAGCAAGTGTTGCCCCGCAGCCGCTCCGATCTCCAGTTTTACCATCCAGTCCATCCTGGGCAGCGGTACCtcggaagggggcagggagcccagtTCCAAGGCAGCGGGCGCCTGGCAGGGCAGGAAGCTAAGTCTGTCCGTGTCCTCAGAGGAAGAGGAGCCGGAGGAGAGCTGGAAACATCACGGCTGCTTCTGTCCTGAGACGCAGGGCCCCAAAGAAACTTGCCACAAACACCAGCCCATCAGTTTCACGTGTCTCA GCAATCCAAAGGGGAATGGAGGAGCAATGACGGTGAATACAGACAGGACGCAATTCCTCTCCCAATCCCAACAGGACTtgaaggaggaaaaagagaaacacTTCCCTCCAAACTCCCCGTCTTCTGGGGAGAGACAAAGGGACGGAGGGGACAGGCAGGCTAATTCAGCCAAAAAGAAGACCCGCACCGTTTTCTCCCGGAGCCAAGTGTACCAGTTGGAATCTACCTTTGACATGAAGCGATACCTGAGCAGCTCGGAGAGGGCCTGCTTGGCCTCCAGTTTGCAGCTGACGGAGACCCAGGTGAAAACCTGGTTCCAGAACCGCAGGAACAAATGGAAAAGGCAACTCTCGGCAGAACTGGAGGCGGCCAATATGGCTCATGCCTCAGCTCAGACATTAGTGGGGATGCCCCTGGTTTTCAGAGACAATTCCCTTCTGAGAGTGCCAGTGCCCAGGTCGATCGCCTTCCCAGCCCCTTTATACTACCCAGGCAGCAACTTGTCAGCCTTACCTCTCTATAATCTCTACAACAAGATCGACTACTGA